A single region of the Bicyclus anynana chromosome 14, ilBicAnyn1.1, whole genome shotgun sequence genome encodes:
- the LOC112047258 gene encoding hemicentin-1 isoform X2, producing the protein MEMRGSFCFWKILFLCMATVDALQRFIEVPMYTEVNPGADALLKCRISEKKGVCQWQKDNKPVGMFRNKYEWAAGNTSGGDCSIWVRDAEHEYDDGQWQCQVSSSDYDTLDAQTSSPIDLVVRVPPKIPPRLLYNGSLVMPGQNITVPAGGRATIVCEARYSNPPAYIEWYLGKERLTAWSQTNSTETERPRVWAARSVLELGATRPAHGKRLTCRAHHPSLLPPHYRESFTKLDVTFPPEVTIVGTDINNLQRLEEGSSSLTLECKAEGNPSPYVWWTKNGQVIATTGPLLIRAPVSRNDSGIYGCQARNPSGTSDSIRVEIDIKYPPRVTWVGPDTVVEANLFSEVTLECKAEGNPSPSYQWYHNPNLSALNGHLEDGYAISSTPQLLLHNVSYTQHGRYTCIATNHIGLQEKSHQSEAITLNVLGPPVGEPASTAHAWSGGEGRVQAAVCADPPPRRAIWFWGSLRLDVPSHVGRYKSLEPTNINGCYRYSLVISGTSVTDAREYVLQVENERGFSTHSVSLTVHETAHVAPLIAAALLVAALLVVVLCLVVRCRRRRESVEYKTDDLDSEKTVLPADAVYSSQSQAGTGARAAAPGARYSPGALQVRRAPVVLQPPTTV; encoded by the exons cCGGTCGGAATGTTCCGGAACAAATACGAGTGGGCTGCCGGAAACACATCAGGGGGCGACTGCTCGATATGGGTGCGCGACGCGGAGCATGAGTACGACGACGGCCAGTGGCAGTGTCAGGTCTCTTCTAGCGACTATGATACCCTA GACGCACAAACCAGTTCACCGATCGACCTGGTCGTGCGGGTGCCACCCAAAATTCCCCCTCGGCTCCTGTACAACGGCTCCCTCGTCATGCCGGGGCAGAACATCACGGTGCCGGCTGGTGGAAGAGCCACCATCGTCTGTGAAGCAAGATATAGCAACCCACCAGCTTACATTGAGTGGTATTTAG GAAAAGAACGTCTAACGGCGTGGAGCCAAACGAACTCCACGGAGACGGAGCGGCCCAGGGTGTGGGCGGCGCGCTCTGTCCTGGAGCTGGGCGCCACCAGGCCGGCGCACGGCAAGCGGCTGACGTGCCGCGCGCACCACCCGTCGCTCCTCCCCCCGCACTACAGGGAGTCCTTCACTAAGTTGGATGTTACAT TTCCCCCAGAAGTTACCATCGTTGGAACCGATATCAATAATCTGCAAAGACTGGAAGAAGGCTCCAGCTCGTTGACCCTGGAGTGTAAAGCGGAGGGCAACCCGAGCCCTTACGTCTGGTGGACGAAGAACGGCCAAGTCATCGCGACCACCGGACCTCTGCTCATCAGAGCTCCTGTGTCAAGGAATGATTCAG GAATATACGGATGCCAAGCAAGAAATCCCTCAGGAACTTCGGACTCTATTAGAGTTGAAATCGATATTAAAT ATCCTCCTCGAGTCACGTGGGTGGGACCAGACACAGTTGTTGAAgcaaatttattttctgaaGTCACCTTGGAGTGTAAAGCTGAAGGAAACCCGTCTCCGTCCTACCAATGGTATCACAA TCCCAATCTGTCAGCGTTGAACGGGCACCTGGAAGATGGCTACGCAATATCCTCCACCCCTCAGCTGTTGCTGCACAACGTGTCCTACACTCAGCATGGGAGGTACACTTGCATCGCAACAAACCACATCGGACTACAGGAAAA GAGTCACCAGTCAGAAGCGATCACTCTGAACGTCCTGGGCCCACCGGTGGGCGAGCCGGCGAGCACGGCGCACGCGTGGAGCGGTGGCGAGGGCCGCGTGCAGGCCGCTGTGTGCGCCGACCCGCCGCCGCGGAGGGCCATCTGGTTCTGGGGCAGCTTGCGGCTCGACGTGCCTTCGCATGTCG GTCGTTACAAATCACTGGAGCCGACCAACATCAACGGCTGCTACCGCTACTCGCTCGTCATCAGCGGCACCAGTGTGACGGACGCGCGCGAGTACGTGCTCCAGGTGGAGAACGAGCGCGGCTTCTCCACGCACTCCGTCTCTCTCACTGTCCATG AGACAGCACACGTGGCGCCGCTCATCGCCGCAGCGCTGCTGGTCGCTGCGCTGCTGGTGGTGGTGCTGTGTCTCGTAGTGCGCTGCAGGCGACGAAGAG AAAGCGTCGAGTACAAAACTGATGATTTAGATAg CGAGAAGACAGTGCTGCCGGCGGACGCGGTGTACTCTTCGCAATCGCAGGCCGGCACGGGCGCGCGCGCAGCTGCTCCGGGCGCGCGCTACTCGCCCGGCGCGCTGCAGGTGCGGCGCGCGCCCGTCGTGCTGCAGCCCCCCACCACCGTGTGA
- the LOC112047258 gene encoding hemicentin-1 isoform X1: MEMRGSFCFWKILFLCMATVDALQRFIEVPMYTEVNPGADALLKCRISEKKGVCQWQKDNKPVGMFRNKYEWAAGNTSGGDCSIWVRDAEHEYDDGQWQCQVSSSDYDTLDAQTSSPIDLVVRVPPKIPPRLLYNGSLVMPGQNITVPAGGRATIVCEARYSNPPAYIEWYLGKERLTAWSQTNSTETERPRVWAARSVLELGATRPAHGKRLTCRAHHPSLLPPHYRESFTKLDVTFPPEVTIVGTDINNLQRLEEGSSSLTLECKAEGNPSPYVWWTKNGQVIATTGPLLIRAPVSRNDSGIYGCQARNPSGTSDSIRVEIDIKYPPRVTWVGPDTVVEANLFSEVTLECKAEGNPSPSYQWYHNPNLSALNGHLEDGYAISSTPQLLLHNVSYTQHGRYTCIATNHIGLQEKSHQSEAITLNVLGPPVGEPASTAHAWSGGEGRVQAAVCADPPPRRAIWFWGSLRLDVPSHVGRYKSLEPTNINGCYRYSLVISGTSVTDAREYVLQVENERGFSTHSVSLTVHENFSLTETAHVAPLIAAALLVAALLVVVLCLVVRCRRRRESVEYKTDDLDSEKTVLPADAVYSSQSQAGTGARAAAPGARYSPGALQVRRAPVVLQPPTTV; this comes from the exons cCGGTCGGAATGTTCCGGAACAAATACGAGTGGGCTGCCGGAAACACATCAGGGGGCGACTGCTCGATATGGGTGCGCGACGCGGAGCATGAGTACGACGACGGCCAGTGGCAGTGTCAGGTCTCTTCTAGCGACTATGATACCCTA GACGCACAAACCAGTTCACCGATCGACCTGGTCGTGCGGGTGCCACCCAAAATTCCCCCTCGGCTCCTGTACAACGGCTCCCTCGTCATGCCGGGGCAGAACATCACGGTGCCGGCTGGTGGAAGAGCCACCATCGTCTGTGAAGCAAGATATAGCAACCCACCAGCTTACATTGAGTGGTATTTAG GAAAAGAACGTCTAACGGCGTGGAGCCAAACGAACTCCACGGAGACGGAGCGGCCCAGGGTGTGGGCGGCGCGCTCTGTCCTGGAGCTGGGCGCCACCAGGCCGGCGCACGGCAAGCGGCTGACGTGCCGCGCGCACCACCCGTCGCTCCTCCCCCCGCACTACAGGGAGTCCTTCACTAAGTTGGATGTTACAT TTCCCCCAGAAGTTACCATCGTTGGAACCGATATCAATAATCTGCAAAGACTGGAAGAAGGCTCCAGCTCGTTGACCCTGGAGTGTAAAGCGGAGGGCAACCCGAGCCCTTACGTCTGGTGGACGAAGAACGGCCAAGTCATCGCGACCACCGGACCTCTGCTCATCAGAGCTCCTGTGTCAAGGAATGATTCAG GAATATACGGATGCCAAGCAAGAAATCCCTCAGGAACTTCGGACTCTATTAGAGTTGAAATCGATATTAAAT ATCCTCCTCGAGTCACGTGGGTGGGACCAGACACAGTTGTTGAAgcaaatttattttctgaaGTCACCTTGGAGTGTAAAGCTGAAGGAAACCCGTCTCCGTCCTACCAATGGTATCACAA TCCCAATCTGTCAGCGTTGAACGGGCACCTGGAAGATGGCTACGCAATATCCTCCACCCCTCAGCTGTTGCTGCACAACGTGTCCTACACTCAGCATGGGAGGTACACTTGCATCGCAACAAACCACATCGGACTACAGGAAAA GAGTCACCAGTCAGAAGCGATCACTCTGAACGTCCTGGGCCCACCGGTGGGCGAGCCGGCGAGCACGGCGCACGCGTGGAGCGGTGGCGAGGGCCGCGTGCAGGCCGCTGTGTGCGCCGACCCGCCGCCGCGGAGGGCCATCTGGTTCTGGGGCAGCTTGCGGCTCGACGTGCCTTCGCATGTCG GTCGTTACAAATCACTGGAGCCGACCAACATCAACGGCTGCTACCGCTACTCGCTCGTCATCAGCGGCACCAGTGTGACGGACGCGCGCGAGTACGTGCTCCAGGTGGAGAACGAGCGCGGCTTCTCCACGCACTCCGTCTCTCTCACTGTCCATG AGAATTTTTCGCTAACAGAGACAGCACACGTGGCGCCGCTCATCGCCGCAGCGCTGCTGGTCGCTGCGCTGCTGGTGGTGGTGCTGTGTCTCGTAGTGCGCTGCAGGCGACGAAGAG AAAGCGTCGAGTACAAAACTGATGATTTAGATAg CGAGAAGACAGTGCTGCCGGCGGACGCGGTGTACTCTTCGCAATCGCAGGCCGGCACGGGCGCGCGCGCAGCTGCTCCGGGCGCGCGCTACTCGCCCGGCGCGCTGCAGGTGCGGCGCGCGCCCGTCGTGCTGCAGCCCCCCACCACCGTGTGA